A part of Streptomyces sp. DSM 40750 genomic DNA contains:
- a CDS encoding cysteine hydrolase family protein, with translation MANSALLVMDVQRDVVAIADDGSGYLPRLRRAIDGARAAGITVIYVVLGLRPGDPEISPRNKVMTNVVRAGLFTEGSPGTEIHDDVAPQQGDVVVTKRRGSAFSGSDLDLVLRARDIDSLVLTGIATSAVVLSTLWHAIDLDFGLTVLADACLDTDPEVHQMLTERLFPQWADVVAVEDWVKAVAPQ, from the coding sequence ATGGCGAACAGCGCACTTCTGGTGATGGACGTCCAACGGGACGTCGTGGCCATCGCCGATGACGGTTCCGGATATCTGCCGCGCTTGCGCAGGGCGATCGACGGCGCCCGGGCTGCCGGTATCACCGTGATCTACGTGGTGCTCGGGTTACGGCCGGGCGATCCAGAAATCAGCCCCCGCAACAAGGTGATGACAAACGTGGTGAGGGCCGGCCTGTTCACCGAGGGTTCCCCTGGCACCGAGATCCATGACGACGTCGCGCCCCAGCAGGGCGACGTCGTGGTCACCAAGAGGCGGGGGAGCGCGTTCTCGGGCAGCGACCTCGACCTGGTGCTCAGGGCTCGCGATATCGACAGCCTGGTTCTCACCGGCATCGCCACCAGCGCCGTCGTGCTGTCCACCCTGTGGCACGCCATTGACCTGGACTTCGGCCTCACCGTCCTGGCGGATGCCTGCCTCGACACCGACCCCGAGGTGCACCAGATGCTCACCGAAAGACTGTTCCCGCAGTGGGCAGATGTCGTCGCCGTCGAGGACTGGGTCAAAGCCGTCGCACCGCAATAG
- a CDS encoding DUF6081 family protein — translation MRVGIDKFTQSHPVQMADNCKFLVLSTEDFTLPEAGRIAFSASIAADAVNATPYDYRDGFAALVLCDPVNGWVCDLCTSGETVFAITERLRYPGVTTPFTNLAGRRKDRSRRAGGRAPRVPQDRHGHVHRAPGRRRCQHVPARTGTHRQLA, via the coding sequence GTGCGGGTTGGCATCGACAAGTTCACCCAGAGCCATCCCGTCCAGATGGCCGACAACTGCAAGTTCCTCGTGCTCTCCACCGAGGACTTCACCTTGCCCGAGGCCGGCAGGATCGCCTTCTCCGCCTCGATCGCGGCCGACGCGGTCAACGCGACGCCGTACGACTACCGAGACGGCTTCGCGGCCCTCGTGCTCTGCGATCCGGTCAACGGCTGGGTCTGCGACCTGTGCACAAGCGGCGAGACCGTGTTCGCGATCACCGAACGCCTGCGGTATCCCGGGGTGACCACACCCTTCACCAACCTGGCAGGTAGACGGAAAGACCGTTCACGAAGAGCTGGTGGCCGAGCTCCCCGCGTCCCTCAAGATCGGCATGGGCATGTTCACCGTGCACCAGGTCGCAGACGGTGTCAGCACGTCCCTGCGCGGACAGGGACTCACCGCCAACTGGCGTGA
- a CDS encoding aconitase family protein produces MGNRNFEGRIQPEVTMNYLPSPPLVIACALTGTMDIDLATEPLGHAHEG; encoded by the coding sequence TTGGGGAACCGCAACTTCGAGGGCCGCATCCAGCCCGAAGTCACCATGAACTACCTCCCTTCCCCTCCCCTGGTCATCGCCTGCGCCCTCACCGGCACGATGGACATCGACCTCGCCACCGAACCCCTCGGCCACGCCCATGAGGGGTGA
- a CDS encoding TetR/AcrR family transcriptional regulator, translating into MSSPRVDGRSLRFQHRRPELLAAAAEYVLDHGVTDLSLRPVAQALGVTHATLLRHFSSKEELIMAVGEKIRADLAVRLTSDGELHGARSMADLFKEMWNRLCEPREQRQFLVLFELVTHYGRKRDPETDLAQSLVHDWVRLLADRLITEGWPPEDATALATLLLAQVRGLQLDLLVSGDRTRADRAIEFAARLLDRPTA; encoded by the coding sequence ATGAGTTCTCCCCGCGTCGACGGACGCAGCTTGCGTTTCCAGCACCGGCGCCCCGAACTGCTGGCCGCGGCAGCTGAGTACGTCCTCGACCACGGTGTCACCGACCTGTCGCTACGACCGGTGGCCCAGGCGCTCGGCGTCACGCACGCGACGCTGCTGCGGCACTTCTCCTCGAAGGAGGAGCTGATCATGGCCGTCGGGGAGAAGATCCGGGCGGATCTGGCCGTCCGGCTGACCTCGGACGGGGAACTCCACGGAGCGCGCTCGATGGCCGACCTCTTCAAGGAGATGTGGAACCGCCTCTGCGAGCCGCGAGAACAGCGGCAGTTCCTGGTCCTCTTCGAACTGGTCACCCACTACGGCCGGAAGCGCGACCCGGAAACGGACCTCGCCCAGTCGCTCGTCCACGACTGGGTCCGCCTCTTGGCCGACCGGCTGATCACGGAGGGATGGCCGCCGGAGGACGCCACCGCTCTGGCCACCCTCCTCCTCGCACAGGTTCGGGGCCTCCAACTCGACCTTCTCGTCTCCGGGGACCGCACGCGGGCGGACCGGGCGATCGAATTCGCCGCCCGTCTCCTCGACCGCCCCACTGCCTGA
- a CDS encoding helix-turn-helix domain-containing protein — MDETLGTALRRWRDRLSPIDVGRTSRPGRRAVGLRREELADLAGLSVDYVVRLEQGRARSPSAQVIASLARALQLEPVERDHAYRLAGLLPPQEGTISTHVPAGVQRMLARLGEFPVGVFSADWTLLSWTPAWAVLLGDPSARTQAERNLVRAVFAAGPGGLAAWPVLPDGDALNPALVADLRIALVDYPHDRGLINLVAELRSTSAEFTQLWDEGAVGPHVSARKIIVHPEVGEVTCDCDVLTVPGCDIRLVVYTVAAGSADAEKLQFLRVTNGVHPDRSSPSGPDLFSTP, encoded by the coding sequence GTGGACGAGACCCTTGGCACCGCATTGCGCCGCTGGCGCGACCGGCTTTCCCCCATCGATGTGGGGCGGACTTCACGGCCCGGACGACGTGCGGTGGGGTTGCGACGCGAGGAACTGGCCGACCTCGCAGGGCTGTCGGTCGACTACGTGGTGCGGCTGGAACAGGGGCGCGCCAGGAGCCCTTCGGCGCAGGTCATCGCGAGCCTGGCCAGGGCACTGCAGCTGGAACCCGTGGAGCGCGATCACGCCTATCGGCTGGCCGGCCTCCTCCCGCCACAGGAGGGGACGATCTCTACGCATGTACCAGCGGGGGTCCAACGGATGCTGGCTCGCCTCGGGGAGTTCCCCGTGGGCGTGTTCAGCGCCGACTGGACGTTGCTGTCCTGGACTCCAGCATGGGCAGTGCTGCTGGGCGACCCCAGCGCACGGACACAGGCCGAGCGAAACCTGGTGCGGGCGGTCTTCGCCGCAGGGCCCGGAGGGCTCGCGGCCTGGCCCGTACTCCCGGATGGCGACGCCCTGAACCCCGCCCTCGTCGCCGATCTGCGCATAGCTCTCGTCGACTACCCCCACGACCGTGGACTGATCAACCTTGTCGCGGAACTGCGCTCCACCAGTGCGGAGTTCACCCAGCTGTGGGACGAGGGCGCGGTCGGTCCGCACGTCTCGGCTCGCAAGATCATCGTGCACCCCGAGGTCGGCGAGGTGACGTGCGACTGCGACGTGCTCACCGTCCCAGGCTGCGATATCCGCCTCGTCGTCTACACGGTGGCCGCGGGTTCCGCCGATGCGGAGAAGCTGCAGTTCCTGCGGGTCACGAACGGAGTCCACCCCGACCGCTCCTCGCCTTCGGGGCCCGATCTGTTCTCCACGCCGTGA
- a CDS encoding serine hydrolase domain-containing protein, with protein sequence MTEQQDMTLADLGFFTGVPQHDHLCRMKDLLKSREMAPAARPYVWPEGEATALPETYVFDGASRSSKEFLTDTDTAAVLVLIDGVVRHESYFLTGGPDVQWLSMSVAKSFVSALVGIAVAEGHIAGIDDPISSYVRVEPGSAYDGVSIKDVLQMSSGARWNEDYSDVTSDVYQLSAATMGIGGTLDDFVARMVPESEPGTVCRYNSGETQVLGALVALATGRSVADYMREKLCEPLGMTSAGYWLIDPAGTEFSFAGLNLTARDYARIGELYRNGGKWQGRQIVPAEWVRDSVTVTATHLEPGRPLVGGHQLNLGYGYQWWLPDGDRGEFSAIGVYNQFVYVDPAARTTIVKLSANRRYGTSTEEATNRDMETVAFLRAIARQDH encoded by the coding sequence ATGACCGAACAGCAGGACATGACCCTGGCCGACCTCGGCTTCTTCACGGGCGTACCGCAGCACGACCACCTGTGCCGGATGAAGGACCTCCTCAAGTCCCGCGAGATGGCCCCGGCCGCGCGGCCGTACGTCTGGCCGGAGGGGGAGGCGACCGCCCTGCCGGAGACGTACGTCTTCGACGGCGCCTCACGGTCGAGCAAGGAGTTCCTGACCGACACGGACACCGCGGCCGTGCTCGTGCTCATCGACGGAGTCGTCCGGCACGAGAGCTACTTCCTCACCGGCGGACCGGACGTGCAGTGGCTTTCCATGTCGGTGGCCAAGAGCTTCGTCTCCGCGCTCGTCGGCATCGCGGTCGCCGAGGGACACATCGCCGGCATCGACGATCCGATCAGCTCCTACGTACGGGTGGAACCCGGTTCCGCGTATGACGGCGTGTCCATCAAGGACGTACTCCAGATGTCCTCCGGCGCCCGCTGGAACGAGGACTACAGCGACGTCACCTCCGACGTCTACCAGCTCAGCGCCGCCACGATGGGCATCGGCGGCACTCTCGACGACTTCGTCGCCCGCATGGTGCCCGAGAGCGAGCCCGGCACGGTCTGCCGCTACAACTCCGGCGAGACCCAGGTGCTCGGTGCCCTGGTGGCCCTGGCGACCGGCCGCTCGGTCGCCGACTACATGCGGGAAAAGCTGTGCGAGCCCCTGGGCATGACGTCGGCCGGTTACTGGCTGATCGACCCCGCCGGGACGGAGTTCTCGTTCGCCGGGCTCAATCTGACCGCCCGCGACTACGCCAGGATCGGCGAGCTGTACCGCAACGGCGGCAAGTGGCAGGGGAGGCAGATCGTCCCGGCCGAGTGGGTGCGCGACTCGGTCACCGTGACCGCGACGCACCTGGAGCCTGGCCGGCCCCTGGTCGGCGGTCACCAACTCAACCTGGGCTACGGCTACCAGTGGTGGCTCCCTGACGGGGACCGTGGAGAGTTCAGTGCGATCGGCGTGTACAACCAGTTCGTCTATGTCGATCCTGCCGCCCGCACCACCATCGTCAAGCTGTCCGCCAACCGCCGGTACGGGACCTCCACGGAGGAAGCCACCAACCGCGATATGGAGACCGTCGCCTTCCTGCGCGCCATCGCCCGGCAGGACCACTGA